One window of Desulfarculus baarsii DSM 2075 genomic DNA carries:
- a CDS encoding ABC transporter ATP-binding protein → MNSLAAITPPEPGEPIIKVRGLSVRFGELEVLRDVSFDVMRGEILVIVGGSGCGKTTLLRHIIGLHQPNAGRVEFSGVDVHNASSRQTRALRRSFGMLFQSGALLGSMNLAENICLPLEDHTSLSDREMLQVAQMKLSLVGLAGFQNHLPAEISGGMKKRAGLARAMALDPLALFFDEPSAGLDPITSAELDALILDLNKALGTTMIIVSHELASIFAIAHRVIMLDKSKKGLIAQGDPRWLRDNSPDPLVRNFFGRNPGGVEGARTK, encoded by the coding sequence GTGAACAGCCTTGCGGCCATAACCCCACCGGAGCCCGGCGAGCCGATCATCAAGGTGCGCGGGCTATCGGTGCGTTTCGGCGAGCTGGAGGTGCTGCGCGACGTCAGCTTCGACGTGATGCGCGGCGAGATTCTGGTCATCGTCGGCGGCAGCGGCTGCGGCAAGACGACGTTGCTGCGCCACATCATCGGCCTGCACCAGCCCAACGCCGGCCGCGTGGAGTTCTCCGGCGTCGACGTGCACAACGCCTCCAGCCGCCAGACGCGCGCCCTGCGCCGCAGCTTCGGCATGCTCTTCCAGTCCGGGGCGCTTTTGGGCTCGATGAACCTGGCCGAAAACATCTGCCTGCCCCTGGAGGATCACACCAGCCTCTCGGACCGCGAGATGCTCCAGGTGGCCCAGATGAAGCTCTCGCTGGTGGGCCTGGCCGGCTTTCAGAACCATCTGCCCGCCGAGATCTCCGGCGGCATGAAAAAGCGCGCCGGCCTGGCCCGGGCCATGGCCCTGGACCCGCTGGCCCTGTTTTTCGACGAGCCGTCGGCCGGCCTGGACCCGATCACCAGCGCCGAACTGGACGCGCTGATCCTGGACCTGAACAAGGCCCTGGGCACGACAATGATCATCGTCAGCCACGAGCTGGCCTCCATATTCGCCATCGCCCACCGGGTGATCATGCTCGACAAATCCAAAAAGGGCCTCATCGCCCAGGGCGATCCGCGCTGGCTCAGGGACAATTCGCCCGATCCGCTGGTGCGCAACTTCTTCGGCCGCAATCCCGGCGGCGTCGAGGGAGCAAGGACCAAATGA
- a CDS encoding MlaE family lipid ABC transporter permease subunit, whose protein sequence is MIRAHHDSVLSLEAHGHAGGDLHVSLRGRLGVNQLPEFQTAIARVLKELAPRSVLLDLSRLDYLDTSGAMAVKIWAAAPPQDLAVRLEAGQSRFRDMLALIDVDQVRKPAINPDKRDAGMLEGMGQSARRMGEQIGQLLAFVGQATKSVLMVVARPATLRMGDVLAYMQQVGVDGLPIVSLIGLLLGMIMAFMSSLQLKSFGADVYVATLVAVAMVRELGPIMTAILVAGRSGSSFAAEIGTMKVNEEVDALTVMGYDPVIFLALPKVIAAVLMVPLLTLFSIAAAIMGGLIVGVAGLDLTPYTYLNESISSFDAGDLMTSMFKAAVFGLLIAVIGCQKGFTVEGGAAGVGKATTSAVVAALFLIIVTDSVFAIIQYYFL, encoded by the coding sequence ATGATCAGAGCCCACCACGACAGCGTGCTCTCTCTGGAGGCCCACGGCCACGCCGGCGGCGACCTGCATGTCAGCCTGCGCGGCCGGCTGGGCGTCAACCAGTTGCCCGAGTTTCAGACGGCCATCGCGCGGGTGCTCAAGGAACTGGCCCCCAGGTCCGTGCTGCTGGATCTGTCGCGGCTGGACTACCTCGACACCTCGGGGGCCATGGCGGTGAAGATCTGGGCCGCCGCGCCGCCCCAGGATCTGGCCGTGCGCCTGGAGGCCGGCCAAAGCCGCTTCCGCGACATGCTGGCCCTGATCGACGTGGATCAGGTGCGCAAGCCGGCCATCAACCCCGACAAGCGCGACGCGGGCATGCTGGAAGGCATGGGCCAGTCGGCCCGCCGCATGGGCGAGCAGATCGGCCAGCTTTTGGCCTTCGTGGGCCAGGCCACCAAGAGCGTCCTGATGGTGGTGGCGCGGCCGGCCACGCTACGCATGGGCGACGTGCTGGCCTACATGCAGCAGGTAGGCGTGGACGGCCTGCCCATCGTCTCGCTGATCGGCCTGCTTCTGGGCATGATCATGGCCTTCATGTCGTCGTTGCAGCTCAAATCCTTTGGCGCCGACGTCTACGTGGCCACCCTGGTGGCCGTGGCCATGGTCCGCGAACTGGGGCCGATCATGACGGCGATCCTGGTGGCCGGCCGTTCGGGGTCGTCGTTCGCCGCCGAGATCGGCACGATGAAGGTCAACGAAGAGGTGGACGCGCTGACGGTGATGGGCTACGATCCGGTGATCTTCCTGGCCCTGCCCAAGGTCATCGCCGCCGTGCTGATGGTGCCGCTGCTGACGCTTTTTTCCATCGCCGCGGCGATCATGGGCGGTTTGATCGTGGGCGTGGCGGGCCTGGACCTGACGCCCTACACCTACTTGAACGAGTCGATCTCCAGCTTCGACGCCGGCGACCTGATGACCAGCATGTTCAAGGCCGCGGTGTTCGGGCTGTTGATCGCCGTCATCGGCTGCCAGAAGGGCTTCACCGTCGAGGGCGGGGCGGCCGGCGTGGGCAAGGCCACCACCAGCGCGGTGGTGGCGGCGTTGTTTTTGATTATCGTCACCGACTCGGTGTTCGCCATAATCCAATACTATTTCCTGTGA
- a CDS encoding metallophosphoesterase codes for MTLRRLGPKLAIVLLLIALGAAQAWAGKAIVVGGLCLDEQSRPVAGVIVSDERAVTRSDAEGAFSLGTEDDRLICLSAPDGQAIEGPWWLPASQVQGPLTVRLRSAALAGPLRLAIVSDPHLFDPSCKPDFVGLTDAMAQKPMEFWAKAVNLVAQSKPDLTVALGDMCFDADKQGPAHAQAQMALAAKAAAMLPQPWRSVPGNHDVRYDDGAVHLQYYRAQLGPARHVYLAGGVALIMFDNIALGQRPDGKAKNCGGTSPEALAWLEELLEVLPADKPLVLLAHFPMASAIVGSNPLHKSSLLRIDEKPGMALRDADQNRDKALALLQGRRLAGWFNGHEHIGHVGVLYSRQGAISLATAPAICGRWWAGDMEWGPLSFAPGWLEVSVAVTADGVTITPVMHAFTPALDLHP; via the coding sequence ATGACCCTGCGCCGCCTGGGGCCAAAGCTAGCCATCGTCCTGCTGCTCATCGCCCTGGGCGCGGCCCAGGCCTGGGCCGGCAAGGCCATCGTCGTGGGTGGCCTGTGCCTCGACGAGCAAAGCCGGCCCGTGGCCGGCGTCATCGTCAGCGACGAACGCGCCGTGACCCGAAGCGACGCCGAGGGCGCCTTCAGCCTGGGCACCGAGGACGATCGCCTGATCTGCCTGAGCGCCCCCGACGGCCAGGCCATCGAAGGCCCATGGTGGTTGCCCGCCAGCCAGGTCCAGGGCCCCCTGACCGTGCGCCTGCGCTCGGCGGCCCTGGCCGGTCCCTTGCGCCTGGCCATCGTCTCCGACCCCCATCTGTTCGACCCGAGCTGCAAGCCCGACTTCGTCGGCCTGACCGACGCCATGGCCCAAAAGCCCATGGAGTTCTGGGCCAAGGCCGTGAATCTGGTGGCCCAAAGCAAGCCCGACCTGACCGTGGCCCTGGGCGACATGTGCTTCGACGCCGACAAGCAAGGCCCCGCCCACGCCCAGGCCCAGATGGCCCTGGCGGCCAAGGCCGCGGCCATGCTGCCCCAGCCCTGGCGTTCGGTCCCCGGCAACCACGACGTGCGCTACGACGACGGCGCGGTGCATCTGCAATATTATCGCGCCCAGTTGGGCCCGGCCCGTCATGTCTACCTGGCCGGCGGCGTGGCCCTGATCATGTTCGACAACATCGCCCTGGGCCAACGCCCCGACGGCAAGGCCAAAAACTGCGGCGGAACCAGCCCCGAGGCCCTGGCCTGGCTGGAGGAGTTGCTCGAGGTTCTGCCCGCCGACAAGCCGCTTGTGCTTCTGGCCCATTTCCCCATGGCCTCGGCCATCGTCGGCTCCAACCCGCTGCACAAAAGCTCGCTGCTGCGAATCGACGAAAAGCCGGGCATGGCCCTGCGCGACGCCGACCAAAACCGCGACAAGGCCCTGGCCTTGCTGCAAGGCCGCCGTCTGGCGGGGTGGTTCAACGGCCACGAGCACATCGGCCACGTGGGCGTCCTTTACAGCCGCCAGGGCGCGATCAGCCTGGCGACCGCGCCGGCCATCTGCGGCCGCTGGTGGGCCGGCGACATGGAATGGGGCCCGCTGAGCTTCGCCCCCGGCTGGCTGGAAGTAAGCGTCGCCGTCACGGCCGACGGCGTGACCATCACACCGGTGATGCACGCCTTCACGCCGGCGCTGGACCTGCACCCCTAA
- a CDS encoding protein-disulfide reductase DsbD family protein: MPSARVSKFAATTSATMSFILVGAAFFVAGPAWAADEAASFSGRSLPVVMALSFLMGLLLNATPCVYPVIPITISYFGARDSGGKGGAMLAALLYWAGITVMYSALGTAAALTGGILGQALSYTPVIIILSAILVALALSMFGLWEVRMPTGLTRVAAKNRAGLSGSFFMGLFSGVLAAPCAGPVVAGLMGHVAEVGSPLYGLAVFVALSLGLGLPLALVALFSERIAALLPRAGDWMIWVRKLFGFLLLAAAAYVAMPLLGQDAGRWLLAMIIAAGAVYLGFVHKGGARFFVFFKKAFGVAALVAAALVVWLLQAPDTHVAWEKFTMHAVRQAVNEHRPMAVKFTAEWCAYCKDLQRTTFSDPRVIKALGPFKTLVVDLTAGTPKERRIARQMEVPGLPTLVFLDGSGGMMREVTLVGYENADEFLLRMKMVDVALRQDGADRAKPAIIGQSDEE; encoded by the coding sequence ATGCCCAGCGCGCGCGTCAGCAAATTCGCCGCCACAACGTCGGCGACAATGTCCTTTATCCTGGTGGGCGCGGCCTTTTTCGTGGCCGGCCCGGCCTGGGCCGCCGACGAGGCCGCCAGCTTCAGCGGCCGCTCGTTGCCGGTGGTCATGGCCCTTTCGTTCCTCATGGGCCTGCTTTTGAACGCCACGCCCTGCGTCTATCCGGTCATTCCCATCACCATCAGCTATTTCGGCGCGCGCGACTCCGGCGGCAAGGGCGGGGCGATGCTGGCGGCGCTGTTGTACTGGGCCGGCATCACGGTGATGTATTCGGCCCTGGGCACGGCGGCCGCCCTCACCGGCGGCATCCTCGGCCAGGCGCTATCGTACACGCCGGTGATCATCATCCTCTCGGCGATCCTGGTGGCGCTGGCGCTGAGCATGTTCGGCCTGTGGGAGGTGCGCATGCCCACCGGCCTGACCAGGGTCGCGGCCAAAAACCGCGCGGGCCTGAGCGGCTCGTTTTTCATGGGCCTGTTTTCGGGCGTGCTGGCCGCGCCCTGCGCCGGGCCGGTGGTGGCCGGCCTGATGGGCCACGTGGCCGAGGTGGGCAGCCCGCTTTATGGCCTGGCCGTGTTTGTCGCCCTGTCGCTGGGCCTGGGCCTGCCACTGGCCTTGGTGGCCCTGTTTTCCGAGCGCATCGCCGCCCTGCTGCCCCGCGCCGGCGACTGGATGATCTGGGTGCGCAAACTGTTCGGCTTTTTGCTGCTGGCGGCGGCCGCCTACGTGGCCATGCCCCTGCTGGGCCAGGACGCCGGCCGCTGGCTGCTGGCCATGATCATCGCCGCCGGGGCGGTCTACCTCGGCTTCGTGCACAAGGGCGGGGCCAGGTTCTTCGTCTTTTTCAAAAAAGCCTTCGGCGTGGCGGCGCTGGTCGCGGCGGCGTTGGTGGTCTGGCTGCTCCAGGCCCCGGACACCCACGTGGCCTGGGAGAAATTCACCATGCACGCCGTGCGCCAGGCCGTCAACGAGCACCGGCCCATGGCCGTCAAGTTCACCGCCGAATGGTGCGCCTACTGCAAGGATCTCCAACGCACCACCTTCAGCGACCCGCGGGTGATCAAGGCCCTGGGCCCGTTCAAGACGCTGGTGGTCGACCTGACCGCCGGCACGCCCAAGGAGCGGCGCATCGCCCGCCAGATGGAAGTGCCCGGCCTGCCCACGCTGGTTTTCCTCGATGGCTCCGGCGGCATGATGCGCGAGGTGACATTGGTCGGCTACGAAAACGCCGACGAGTTTCTCCTGCGCATGAAAATGGTCGACGTCGCCTTGCGGCAAGACGGCGCGGACCGAGCCAAACCGGCCATCATCGGCCAATCCGACGAGGAGTAA
- a CDS encoding LysM peptidoglycan-binding domain-containing protein, translating into MRKKLIVSLVVAVLALSGCATTQQRGDHASGKTCPPVNQQEQIKAGIAEELEALGEPEVVSKKPAPDECDPNKVEYDIPITINAEVEQGIDLFQNKIPKRFRMWLERSGRYIPMMRSVLRQYGLPEDLVYLALIESGFNCNAYSTAAAVGPWQFIAGTGKRFGLRIDYWVDERRDPVKSTHAAAQYLGDLYAEFGSWYLAAAAYNAGEGKIRRALKKYNANNFWSISRHHRDYLKDETRQYVPRMIAAAIIAKSPEKFGFNDLKYWPPMQFDEVRVHPGTSLDVAAKLAGVKNSELKALNPELRRWCTPPSGKYTLKIPFGARAQFEQGYAKLAPKDRQAHTGVAAVRVRRGDTLGRIAKTHHMRLSDLVALNPKVKPNSLRVGQKIIVSPGRGAVAYAEADAPVVSSRRRASLSASSTVPPARQGTRKIVYKVKPGDSLWDIAQGYNLDWHDVRRWNGQRSGNIQAGDRLVLYVPQSKAEAKRATAKAQSRTYVVRRGDNLWEIAQAHGVSTADIKRWNKMRGNRLEVGDRLTIHKSSPSKIATGNGQLVVASADESGVNDSSAGPEKTYRVRKGDTLSGISRRFNVSASKLRRLNSLRGDNIRVGDTLRVQ; encoded by the coding sequence ATGAGGAAAAAACTGATTGTCAGTCTGGTCGTCGCGGTCTTGGCCTTGTCGGGTTGCGCCACGACGCAACAGCGCGGAGACCATGCCTCGGGGAAGACTTGCCCGCCGGTTAACCAGCAGGAGCAGATCAAGGCCGGCATCGCCGAGGAGCTCGAAGCCCTTGGCGAGCCCGAGGTCGTCTCCAAAAAACCCGCCCCCGACGAATGCGACCCCAACAAGGTCGAATACGACATCCCCATCACCATCAACGCCGAGGTCGAGCAGGGCATCGACCTGTTCCAGAACAAAATCCCCAAACGTTTCCGCATGTGGCTGGAGCGCTCGGGTCGCTACATCCCCATGATGCGTAGCGTCCTGCGGCAATACGGCCTGCCCGAGGATCTGGTCTATCTGGCGCTGATCGAGAGCGGCTTCAACTGCAACGCCTACTCCACCGCCGCGGCGGTGGGGCCGTGGCAGTTCATCGCCGGCACGGGCAAGCGTTTCGGCCTGCGCATCGATTATTGGGTCGACGAGCGCCGCGACCCGGTCAAGAGCACTCACGCCGCCGCTCAATACCTGGGCGACCTCTACGCCGAGTTCGGCTCGTGGTACCTGGCCGCCGCCGCCTACAACGCCGGCGAGGGCAAGATCCGTCGCGCCCTGAAAAAATACAACGCCAACAACTTCTGGTCCATCAGCCGGCACCACCGCGACTACCTCAAGGACGAGACCCGCCAATACGTCCCGCGCATGATCGCCGCGGCCATCATCGCCAAAAGCCCCGAGAAGTTCGGCTTCAACGACCTCAAATATTGGCCGCCGATGCAGTTCGACGAGGTGCGGGTCCACCCTGGCACCAGCCTGGACGTGGCCGCCAAGTTGGCCGGCGTCAAAAACAGCGAGCTGAAGGCCCTCAACCCCGAGCTGCGTCGCTGGTGCACGCCGCCCAGCGGCAAATACACCCTTAAGATTCCGTTTGGGGCCAGGGCCCAGTTCGAGCAGGGCTACGCCAAGCTGGCGCCCAAGGATCGCCAGGCCCACACCGGCGTGGCCGCCGTGCGCGTGCGGCGGGGCGACACCCTGGGCCGCATCGCCAAGACGCACCACATGCGCCTGTCCGACCTGGTGGCCCTCAACCCCAAGGTCAAGCCCAACAGCCTGCGCGTGGGCCAAAAGATCATCGTCTCGCCCGGCCGCGGCGCGGTGGCCTACGCCGAAGCCGACGCCCCCGTGGTCTCCTCGCGGCGGCGGGCCAGCCTGTCGGCCTCCAGCACCGTGCCGCCGGCCCGCCAGGGCACGCGCAAAATCGTCTACAAGGTCAAGCCCGGCGACTCCCTGTGGGACATCGCCCAGGGCTACAACCTCGACTGGCATGACGTGCGCCGCTGGAACGGCCAGCGTTCCGGCAACATCCAGGCCGGCGACCGCCTGGTGCTCTACGTGCCCCAGTCCAAGGCCGAGGCCAAGCGGGCCACGGCCAAGGCCCAGAGCCGCACCTACGTGGTGCGCCGTGGCGACAACCTGTGGGAGATCGCCCAGGCTCACGGCGTCAGCACCGCCGACATCAAGCGCTGGAACAAAATGCGCGGCAACAGGCTGGAAGTGGGCGACCGCCTGACCATCCACAAGTCCTCGCCGTCCAAGATCGCCACGGGCAACGGTCAGTTGGTGGTGGCTTCCGCCGACGAATCCGGCGTCAACGACTCTTCCGCCGGCCCCGAAAAGACCTACCGCGTGCGCAAGGGCGACACCCTCTCGGGCATCAGCCGGCGTTTCAACGTCTCGGCCAGCAAGCTGCGCCGCCTCAACAGCCTGCGCGGCGACAACATCCGCGTGGGCGACACCCTGCGCGTGCAATAG
- a CDS encoding response regulator codes for MPGHPPEREPATGEGVTAELRAIDERAMRLERVDRRQCAALVADDMPTMRLLLAQSLREAGFDNVVQAADGAAALAQLERHGCELILADWNMPGVDGLELLGRVRAHPRHGDVIFIMVTAENADDRVLQAIGHGLDDYLTKPVSPEKLSRRLELILARRRAAARAARLEAMGLPERAMDEYLMAARNNPQARWPQFGLGELLLRHGRLDEARQCYQRLLRQSPQAAAAMVGLGRVALQGGDAASAQSLFQWAREANPAYGGAVDALTELHLAQGRPEQAAEVLAQADDMPGGLGAHRLARQARLFHDLGQARQADQALQRALAQDPALADGPEGLLAARCGLALGRPAKAVQALRRLARQTDQPRLKIEAWLMLAEAHLSQGRPEQAEEVFARMAQADAWPAGQRPFALHRLHAVAAAAYLRQGRPQAAAELVAVSRLMAPDDAENLAWLDHLTSQLDARPADAPAALASAEEYGRRGLELAAQGLHDQALAQYRLGLAVEPEAGRLHFNVAKLRLRAGQNEAAAESLALARRHGLAQGDWELLERLAELLLSLDDALAARKILLDILELAPGRPTAQALLDQI; via the coding sequence GTGCCCGGCCACCCGCCCGAGCGGGAGCCGGCGACCGGCGAAGGCGTCACGGCCGAGTTGCGGGCCATCGACGAGCGGGCCATGCGCCTGGAACGGGTGGACCGGCGGCAGTGCGCGGCCCTGGTGGCCGACGACATGCCCACCATGCGCTTACTGCTGGCCCAGAGCCTGCGCGAGGCCGGCTTCGATAACGTCGTCCAAGCCGCCGACGGCGCGGCCGCCCTGGCCCAACTCGAGCGCCACGGCTGCGAACTGATCCTGGCCGATTGGAACATGCCCGGCGTCGACGGCCTGGAGCTGCTGGGCCGCGTGCGGGCCCATCCGCGCCACGGCGACGTCATCTTCATCATGGTCACCGCCGAAAACGCCGACGACCGCGTCTTGCAGGCCATCGGCCACGGCCTGGACGACTACCTCACCAAGCCCGTCAGCCCCGAAAAGCTCAGCCGCCGCCTGGAGCTGATCCTGGCTCGGCGGCGCGCCGCCGCCCGCGCCGCGCGCCTGGAGGCCATGGGCCTGCCCGAACGGGCCATGGACGAATACCTCATGGCCGCCCGCAACAATCCCCAGGCCCGCTGGCCCCAGTTCGGCCTGGGCGAGCTGCTGCTGCGCCACGGCCGCCTGGACGAGGCCCGGCAGTGCTATCAGCGCCTGCTGCGTCAGAGCCCCCAAGCCGCCGCGGCCATGGTCGGCCTGGGCCGGGTGGCCCTGCAAGGCGGCGACGCGGCCAGCGCCCAAAGCCTATTTCAGTGGGCCAGGGAGGCCAATCCCGCCTATGGCGGCGCGGTCGACGCCCTGACCGAACTGCACCTGGCCCAGGGCCGGCCCGAACAAGCCGCCGAGGTTCTGGCCCAGGCCGACGACATGCCCGGCGGTCTGGGGGCCCATCGCCTGGCCCGCCAGGCCCGTCTGTTCCACGATCTGGGCCAGGCGCGACAGGCCGATCAAGCCCTGCAACGGGCCCTGGCCCAAGACCCCGCCCTGGCCGATGGCCCGGAGGGGTTGCTGGCCGCGCGCTGCGGCCTGGCCCTGGGCCGCCCCGCCAAGGCCGTCCAGGCTCTGCGCCGCCTGGCCCGCCAAACCGATCAGCCGCGCCTGAAGATCGAAGCCTGGCTCATGCTGGCCGAAGCCCACCTGAGCCAGGGCCGGCCGGAGCAGGCCGAGGAGGTCTTCGCGCGCATGGCCCAGGCCGACGCCTGGCCCGCCGGCCAGCGGCCCTTTGCCTTGCACCGCCTGCACGCCGTGGCCGCCGCGGCCTATCTGCGCCAGGGACGGCCTCAGGCCGCCGCCGAACTGGTGGCCGTCAGCCGGCTCATGGCCCCCGACGACGCGGAAAACCTGGCTTGGCTCGACCATCTGACCAGCCAATTGGACGCCCGGCCGGCCGACGCGCCCGCCGCCCTGGCCAGCGCCGAGGAATACGGCCGGCGCGGGTTGGAGTTGGCCGCCCAGGGCCTGCACGATCAAGCCCTGGCCCAATACCGCCTGGGCCTGGCGGTCGAGCCGGAGGCGGGCCGGCTGCACTTCAACGTGGCCAAACTGCGCCTGCGCGCCGGCCAAAACGAGGCCGCCGCCGAAAGCCTGGCCCTGGCCCGCCGCCACGGATTGGCTCAGGGCGATTGGGAGCTGCTGGAGCGCCTGGCCGAGTTGCTGTTATCCCTCGACGACGCCCTGGCCGCCCGCAAGATTCTTCTGGATATCCTGGAGCTGGCGCCAGGCCGGCCCACGGCCCAGGCCCTGCTCGATCAAATCTGA
- a CDS encoding GAF domain-containing sensor histidine kinase, translating to MPDSSDATAHAREDGKKLRSLLELTRVLAQAELDLGTRLQELVKVLARLAKAEKCSLMLAEGGRLEVRAATNRGLVGLQTPTEQLAVSTEVLRSGKAVCLANIAESPFAALGRHGDASSYRTGSFMCLPLKDDGVSIGVLNLSDKRGQPHFDDDDLFLAQAMADQVAVLISFSAMHQRLDQAYQDLRRSQRAKEELMNMLFHDMKAPLTALKEVLRLLAADKLAPQERGRYLALAGLDTEQLWRRVSNLLDLGRMEDGQMPLRPVPLRPAQLAAEVMDALSSVAGFYGVSARLLAQADPEIVADEDLTERILQNILVNALKFSAPENGGGGQIEVRVDADERFALIEVRDSGPGVDPALGRDIFQRYAHGGGAGSSGLGLYFCRRAAWLLGGEIALRNTPGGACFVISLPLEGGR from the coding sequence ATGCCGGACAGCTCTGACGCCACCGCCCACGCCCGCGAGGACGGCAAAAAACTACGCAGCCTGCTGGAACTGACCCGCGTGCTGGCCCAGGCCGAGCTGGACCTGGGCACGCGCCTGCAAGAGCTGGTCAAGGTGCTGGCCCGCCTGGCCAAGGCCGAAAAATGCTCGCTGATGCTGGCGGAGGGCGGCCGGTTGGAAGTGCGGGCGGCCACCAACCGCGGGCTGGTGGGCCTGCAGACGCCCACCGAGCAGTTGGCCGTCTCCACCGAGGTGCTGCGCAGCGGCAAGGCCGTCTGCCTGGCCAACATCGCCGAAAGCCCCTTCGCCGCCCTGGGCCGCCACGGCGACGCCAGCAGCTACCGCACCGGCAGCTTCATGTGCCTGCCGCTCAAGGACGATGGCGTGAGCATCGGCGTGTTGAACCTCTCGGACAAACGCGGCCAGCCCCACTTCGACGACGACGACCTGTTCCTGGCCCAGGCCATGGCCGACCAAGTCGCCGTGCTGATCAGCTTCAGCGCCATGCACCAGCGCCTGGACCAGGCCTACCAGGATCTGCGCCGCAGCCAGCGGGCCAAGGAAGAGCTGATGAACATGCTCTTCCACGACATGAAGGCCCCCTTGACCGCCCTCAAGGAGGTGCTGCGACTGCTGGCCGCCGACAAGCTGGCCCCCCAGGAGCGCGGGCGCTACCTGGCCCTGGCCGGCCTGGACACCGAGCAGCTCTGGCGCCGGGTGAGCAACCTGCTCGACCTGGGCCGCATGGAGGACGGCCAGATGCCCCTGCGCCCCGTGCCCCTGCGGCCGGCCCAACTGGCCGCCGAGGTCATGGACGCCTTGTCGTCGGTGGCCGGATTTTATGGCGTCAGCGCCCGGCTCCTGGCCCAGGCCGACCCCGAGATAGTCGCCGACGAAGACCTGACCGAGCGCATTTTGCAAAACATCCTGGTCAACGCGCTGAAATTTTCCGCGCCCGAAAACGGCGGCGGCGGCCAGATCGAAGTGCGCGTCGACGCCGACGAGCGCTTCGCCCTGATCGAGGTGCGCGACAGCGGCCCCGGCGTGGACCCGGCCCTGGGCCGCGATATCTTCCAGCGCTACGCCCACGGCGGCGGGGCCGGCTCCAGCGGCCTGGGGCTCTATTTCTGCCGGCGGGCGGCCTGGCTGCTGGGCGGCGAGATCGCCTTGCGCAACACGCCCGGCGGCGCTTGCTTCGTGATCAGCCTGCCCCTGGAGGGCGGGCGCTAG
- a CDS encoding NYN domain-containing protein gives MHDKRVAVLIDGGYMDKILYEAGSMKVSFSRLANKLARGKPLLRTYYYHCLPHLSQRPTPEEQTFYANKERFFNALRRLDDFEVRLGHLAPRGWDNAGNRILEQKGVDVYLAVDVCRLSYTGSVSEIILVAGDGDLAPAVALAKDLGIKVCLWFGESPSTRVSEQLWYICDQRRALDVAILEECLLSPAPERRDNDAGQL, from the coding sequence TTGCACGACAAGCGCGTGGCCGTCTTGATCGACGGCGGTTACATGGACAAGATCCTCTACGAGGCCGGCAGCATGAAGGTGAGCTTCTCCCGGCTGGCCAACAAGCTGGCCCGGGGCAAGCCGTTGCTGCGCACCTATTATTATCATTGCCTGCCCCACCTCTCCCAACGCCCCACGCCCGAGGAGCAGACCTTCTACGCCAACAAGGAACGTTTTTTCAACGCCCTGCGCCGCCTGGACGACTTCGAGGTGCGCCTGGGCCATCTGGCCCCCCGCGGCTGGGACAACGCCGGCAACCGCATTTTGGAGCAAAAGGGCGTCGACGTCTATCTGGCCGTGGACGTCTGCCGCCTGTCCTACACCGGCTCCGTCTCCGAGATCATCCTGGTGGCCGGCGACGGAGACCTGGCCCCGGCCGTGGCCCTGGCCAAGGATCTGGGCATCAAGGTCTGCCTGTGGTTCGGCGAAAGCCCCAGCACCAGGGTCTCGGAACAACTTTGGTACATCTGCGATCAACGGCGGGCCCTTGACGTGGCCATCCTCGAGGAATGCCTGCTTTCGCCGGCCCCCGAGCGGAGAGACAACGATGCCGGACAGCTCTGA
- a CDS encoding MBL fold metallo-hydrolase produces the protein MSAAPAMALTVLGSGCAELNPARSAPAYLLQLGPHALLLDLGQGAWRGLAATGVDAQQITAVLLSHQHPDHLADLLPLLFALNYDPRLKAGARITLVGHPGLADVLAGLEAVFGHWLAWGPPTLLARWLEPGQGLELAGARLSTAKSAHTAMSLAYRLDWAGRGLVYLGDCQASAALVELARDAALLVAHCAGTETNPKPGHMPPEACGELAAAAGVKSLLLSHFRAEDDPEAARAAAGRLFGGPIWAAHDLMRLAVGPDGARPI, from the coding sequence GTGAGCGCCGCGCCGGCCATGGCCCTGACCGTGCTAGGCTCGGGCTGCGCCGAACTGAACCCGGCCCGTTCGGCCCCGGCCTATCTGCTGCAACTGGGCCCCCACGCCCTGCTGCTCGACCTGGGCCAGGGGGCCTGGCGCGGCCTGGCCGCCACCGGCGTGGACGCCCAGCAGATCACGGCCGTGCTACTCAGCCACCAGCACCCCGATCATCTGGCCGACCTGTTGCCGCTGCTGTTCGCCCTCAACTACGACCCGCGCCTGAAGGCGGGCGCGCGCATCACCCTGGTCGGCCACCCCGGCCTGGCCGACGTGCTGGCCGGGCTGGAGGCCGTCTTCGGCCACTGGCTGGCCTGGGGCCCGCCCACCCTGCTGGCCCGCTGGCTGGAGCCAGGCCAGGGCCTGGAACTGGCCGGCGCGCGCCTGAGCACGGCCAAGAGCGCCCACACCGCCATGAGCCTGGCCTATCGCCTGGACTGGGCCGGGCGCGGCCTGGTCTACCTGGGCGACTGCCAGGCCAGCGCGGCGTTGGTGGAGCTGGCCCGGGACGCGGCGCTGTTGGTGGCCCACTGCGCCGGCACGGAAACAAACCCCAAGCCGGGCCACATGCCCCCCGAGGCCTGTGGCGAGTTGGCCGCCGCCGCCGGGGTCAAATCGCTTCTGCTCAGCCACTTCCGGGCCGAGGACGACCCGGAGGCGGCCAGGGCCGCGGCCGGGCGATTGTTTGGCGGGCCGATCTGGGCCGCCCACGACCTTATGCGCCTGGCCGTCGGTCCAGACGGCGCGCGGCCCATTTGA